From Spiroplasma endosymbiont of Amphimallon solstitiale:
CCATTTATATTTACAATTCAGGAAATAAAAAACCACTTACTTTCAAAAATAAAGTAAAGGGTTAAAAACTTATATTCTTTTAATATTATCGTAATAATACACTATTTTAAAATAGTGTTATAAATAATACTATTAATTCAAATTTTTATAAAAAAGATAACTTTTAAAAACATATTTAAAAAATATTAATAATATTACTTAACTAAAATAAAAATTATTTACTCATATTTTAATTGTTAACAGCACCAAGATGATATATAATGATTTACTAGAACCAAATTTAGATAGTGAAAATAGTAGTTTAGATTGAAAGGAGAGGAAATAAAAAATGTTAGAAAAAGAAACGAAAACAAATTTAACAGAAACAACACATGAAAAAAGAGTTAAAAATAGTGACTTTCTAATTAATGCTACTGACATTGTTAAAGTATACGGTGATAAAACGGTTTTAAATAAATTAAATATTCAAATTAAAACTGGTGAGCGAATTGGAATCATTGGTGCAAATGGTAGTGGTAAGTCAACACTAACAGAAATTATTGCTGGTATTAGACATGCAACTTCAGGAGTTATTGAAAAAAAAGAAGGCATTGTTATTGGTTTTCAATTTCAAGAATCAAAATATCCACCAGGGATTACTGTTATGGATATGCTTACTTATTATTTAGAAACATTTAATATCGAAATCAATGTTGGTCAATTAAATGAATTATTAAATACCTATCAATTATCAGCTGCTAAAAATAAAAATATTATGTTTCTATCTGGTGGTCAACAACAACGACTTAATATATTATTAAGTGTTATTCATAAACCTGACTTGGTTATTTTAGATGAAGTATCAACTGGTTTAGATATTGAAGTTAAGGAAGAAATATTTGATTTTTTACAAAAAAATATTGTTGAAAAAAATGTAGCAATGATTTTAGTTACTCATAACATGAGTGAAATTGAACATTTCTGTACACGTATCATTTATATGCATGATGGTGACATTATTGAAAAACGGACTGTTAAAGAAGTTGTTAAAGAATATGGTTCAGTTCATAACTATACATCTCAACAATTTCGAAAATATAAAAAACCTACTATTGCTGCAGAAAAAGAAGCATTATCTAAGAAAAAAGGTCAGCAAGATCCAAACAAAATTGTAAATGCCGCAAAAACACGCCCTTCTAAACAAATACCGTTATTGAATTTAATGTTTAAATATTATCTAAAAGGCTTCTTTGTTCCATTTTTTCTAATTGTTTATCCAATTCTAATCTTGGGAATTCAAGGAGAATCAATACGGCATACTGGTGCTGATGTTGCTGGCACCATTACTGCTGTTAAACAAATGATTGCTGGTATTGCGATTGTTAATATTATTTCAGTTGGAATATTTATTATTCCTCAAACAATTATTGAATTTAAATTATCTGTATTACTAAAAAGAATTGGTGCAACTAATATTCATCCTTTATTTTTTGTTACTGCTGTAATTATCATCGGTGTATTTGCTTCAATAATTTCTTTCTTATGAACATTATTATGAGGTGGCATTTACTTTGGTGGTACGTATGGCTGAAGTGTTATTGCTCTTCCTACTCAAATTGGTGCTTCGATTCCATGAATTATTATTATTATTATTACTACTATTGGTTTAGGAATAATGTTAGCATCACTATTTAAGACTATTACTTCATTTATTGCTGTTGCCAACGTATTATATTTACCTGTTGCTTACTTAAGTGGCTCAATTATGCCTATTGATTGAATTACAAGTAGTAAAGTATTAAATATTATTAGTTATTTCTCACCATTTAAATACTCTACTTTGCCTTACTTTGAATGTTGAAATGGAACATTTAAAATGACATGAGAAATGTATTTATATGGAGGTATTAGTTTAATAATACTAGCAATTTTTATGGCAATTGCTGCTCGCAAATTAAAATGACAAGATTAAAAAAGTGATTGGGATTCCCAATCACTTTTAATATTTTTTAATTATTTAAATAATAATTCCTTACTTAAATCTAAACTTACTACTCATTGATAAGAGTTTATTATAATATCTAATGTAAAATTTAACATTTCAACAATATTTTCTAATAATTTTTCTTCACTATT
This genomic window contains:
- a CDS encoding ABC transporter ATP-binding protein/permease; this translates as MLEKETKTNLTETTHEKRVKNSDFLINATDIVKVYGDKTVLNKLNIQIKTGERIGIIGANGSGKSTLTEIIAGIRHATSGVIEKKEGIVIGFQFQESKYPPGITVMDMLTYYLETFNIEINVGQLNELLNTYQLSAAKNKNIMFLSGGQQQRLNILLSVIHKPDLVILDEVSTGLDIEVKEEIFDFLQKNIVEKNVAMILVTHNMSEIEHFCTRIIYMHDGDIIEKRTVKEVVKEYGSVHNYTSQQFRKYKKPTIAAEKEALSKKKGQQDPNKIVNAAKTRPSKQIPLLNLMFKYYLKGFFVPFFLIVYPILILGIQGESIRHTGADVAGTITAVKQMIAGIAIVNIISVGIFIIPQTIIEFKLSVLLKRIGATNIHPLFFVTAVIIIGVFASIISFLWTLLWGGIYFGGTYGWSVIALPTQIGASIPWIIIIIITTIGLGIMLASLFKTITSFIAVANVLYLPVAYLSGSIMPIDWITSSKVLNIISYFSPFKYSTLPYFECWNGTFKMTWEMYLYGGISLIILAIFMAIAARKLKWQD